A window of Flavobacterium flavigenum contains these coding sequences:
- the mraY gene encoding phospho-N-acetylmuramoyl-pentapeptide-transferase: MLYYLFEYFDKTLDVPGTGVFQYITFRSALAFMLSLLLSTIYGKRVINFLRRQQVGETVRELGLAGQNEKAGTPTMGGLIIIFATLIPVLLFARLHNIYIVLLIVTTLWMGTIGFVDDYIKIFKKDKQGLKGIFKVIGQVGLGIIVGAVLYFNPAVTVRTDTGKTDVFRTASNTTVVLPAPVEEKSTATTIPFVKNNEFDYAEVLSFMGDGYEKWAWLVFIPVVIFIITAVSNGANLTDGIDGLAAGTSAISVLALGIFTFVSGNIIFSNYLNIMYIPNSGEMTVFISAFVGALIGFLWYNSFPASVFMGDTGSLTIGGIIAVLAIAVRKEILIVLFCGIFLAESASVIIQVTYFKYTKKRFGEGRRIFLMSPLHHHYQKKGYHESKIVTRFWIVAVMLAILSIVTLKLR, from the coding sequence ATGCTATACTATTTATTTGAATATTTTGACAAAACACTTGATGTGCCTGGAACAGGGGTTTTTCAGTACATTACTTTCAGATCGGCTTTGGCATTTATGCTTTCACTGCTTTTGTCAACTATTTATGGTAAAAGAGTGATCAATTTTTTACGCCGCCAGCAGGTTGGGGAAACAGTGCGTGAATTGGGTCTTGCAGGTCAAAACGAAAAAGCAGGTACACCTACAATGGGAGGTTTGATTATTATTTTCGCAACCTTGATTCCGGTTTTGCTGTTTGCTCGTCTGCATAACATTTATATTGTATTGCTTATTGTAACTACGTTATGGATGGGAACTATTGGTTTTGTTGACGATTATATCAAAATATTCAAAAAAGATAAGCAAGGGTTAAAAGGAATTTTTAAAGTTATTGGTCAGGTTGGTCTTGGTATTATTGTAGGAGCGGTTTTATATTTTAATCCTGCTGTTACAGTAAGAACAGATACAGGAAAGACAGATGTTTTTAGAACAGCATCAAATACAACCGTTGTACTTCCTGCGCCTGTTGAAGAAAAATCTACAGCAACAACAATACCTTTCGTGAAAAACAACGAATTTGATTATGCTGAAGTTTTATCGTTTATGGGAGATGGATACGAAAAATGGGCTTGGTTAGTGTTTATTCCGGTTGTAATTTTCATCATTACAGCAGTTTCAAACGGAGCCAATTTAACAGATGGAATTGATGGCCTCGCTGCCGGAACCTCTGCAATTTCTGTACTCGCCCTCGGAATATTTACATTCGTTTCAGGAAATATCATTTTTTCCAATTATCTGAATATAATGTATATACCTAATTCAGGAGAAATGACCGTTTTTATATCTGCGTTTGTTGGGGCTTTAATTGGTTTTCTCTGGTACAATTCATTTCCTGCGTCAGTATTTATGGGAGATACAGGAAGTTTAACAATTGGAGGGATTATTGCAGTTTTAGCCATTGCGGTTCGTAAAGAAATATTAATTGTTTTATTCTGCGGAATTTTCCTTGCCGAAAGTGCTTCAGTAATTATACAGGTAACTTATTTTAAATACACCAAAAAGCGTTTCGGAGAAGGCCGAAGAATATTCCTGATGTCACCGCTGCATCATCATTATCAGAAAAAAGGATACCACGAAAGTAAAATCGTAACCCGTTTCTGGATTGTTGCTGTAATGTTAGCCATATTATCAATCGTTACTTTAAAATTAAGATAG
- the murD gene encoding UDP-N-acetylmuramoyl-L-alanine--D-glutamate ligase, whose translation MRLVVLGGGESGVGTAILGKKKGYEVFVSDFGKIKESYKEVLIINKIAWEEEQHTEDLILNADVVMKSPGIPDKSPIVKKLIAAGVKVISEIEFAKPFTEALTIGITGSNGKTTTTMLTHHLLKSAGLNVGLGGNIGKSFAWQVAENKFDAYVLELSSFQLDGIIDYRPDIAIITNISPDHLDRYEYKYENYINSKFRITMNQTETDYLIYDADDEASTEWLKNNKTKAKLIPFSLTKSFDEGASINNNKMEIKINQEEFTMETEYIALEGKHNMKNAMAASSVAKLMQIRNATIRESLSNFQGVEHRLEKVLKIQNVQYINDSKATNVNATFFALDSMNVPTVWIVGGVDKGNDYNELMSLVREKVKAIICLGIDNRKIIESFGNVVDIMVEVNNMNDAVKTAQRLTEKGDAVLLSPACASFDLFENYEDRGKQFKQAVHNL comes from the coding sequence ATGAGATTGGTTGTTTTAGGAGGAGGAGAAAGTGGTGTTGGAACTGCGATCCTCGGTAAGAAAAAAGGATACGAGGTTTTTGTATCTGATTTTGGAAAGATTAAAGAGAGTTATAAAGAAGTTCTTATCATTAATAAAATTGCATGGGAAGAGGAACAGCATACTGAAGATTTAATTCTGAATGCAGACGTGGTGATGAAAAGCCCGGGAATTCCGGATAAATCCCCGATAGTAAAAAAGCTTATTGCTGCAGGGGTTAAGGTGATTTCTGAAATTGAGTTTGCGAAACCTTTTACTGAAGCTCTCACTATTGGAATTACCGGTAGCAATGGTAAAACAACAACAACAATGCTCACCCATCATTTATTAAAATCGGCAGGTTTGAATGTAGGTTTAGGAGGAAATATCGGGAAGAGTTTCGCCTGGCAGGTTGCCGAAAATAAATTTGATGCATACGTTCTTGAATTAAGCAGTTTTCAGTTAGACGGAATAATAGATTACAGACCTGATATCGCCATCATAACCAATATTAGTCCGGATCATTTAGACAGGTATGAATATAAATATGAGAATTATATCAATTCAAAGTTCCGGATAACAATGAACCAGACTGAAACTGATTATCTGATTTACGATGCAGATGATGAAGCAAGTACAGAATGGTTAAAGAATAATAAAACAAAAGCAAAATTAATTCCTTTTTCATTGACTAAATCATTCGATGAAGGGGCTTCTATAAATAACAACAAAATGGAAATAAAGATTAACCAGGAAGAGTTTACAATGGAAACAGAATACATTGCGTTAGAAGGAAAACATAATATGAAAAATGCAATGGCAGCAAGCTCTGTAGCAAAATTGATGCAAATTAGAAATGCAACAATTCGCGAAAGTTTATCAAATTTTCAAGGTGTTGAACATCGTTTAGAAAAAGTATTAAAAATCCAGAATGTACAGTACATCAATGATTCTAAAGCAACAAATGTAAACGCCACTTTTTTTGCCTTAGACAGTATGAATGTTCCAACTGTTTGGATTGTAGGAGGTGTTGATAAAGGCAATGACTACAATGAATTGATGTCATTAGTACGCGAAAAAGTAAAAGCAATTATCTGCCTGGGAATCGATAATCGTAAAATTATAGAATCTTTTGGAAATGTTGTGGACATAATGGTGGAAGTAAATAATATGAATGATGCTGTGAAAACGGCACAAAGATTAACAGAAAAAGGTGATGCTGTTTTATTATCTCCGGCTTGTGCTAGTTTCGACTTATTTGAAAACTACGAAGACAGAGGGAAACAATTTAAGCAAGCGGTACATAACTTGTAA
- a CDS encoding UDP-N-acetylmuramoyl-L-alanyl-D-glutamate--2,6-diaminopimelate ligase, whose translation MKILKDILYKVAIESVTGSTDIAIHKIDFDSRKIEENDVFIAIRGTLSDGHDYIEKAIQLGATAIICDTLPGNIEKGVTYIQVKDTNTALAFMAANYFDNPSGKLKLVGVTGTNGKTTIASLLFQLFQKAGFKVGLLSTVKIMVDETEYKATHTTPDSITINHYLNEMIEAGVTHCFMEVSSHGIHQKRTEALDFVGGIFTNLSHDHLDYHPTFAEYRDVKKSFFDSLPKTAFALSNIDDKNGTVMLQNTVARKLTYALKTYADFKAQILESQLSGLLLKINDNEVWVKLIGTFNAYNILAIYGTAIELGLDSLEALRLLSDLESVSGRFQYIVSAGNVTAIVDYAHTPDALENVLKTIDDIRTKNEQLITVVGCGGNRDKAKRPIMAKIASDLSDKAILTSDNPRNENPEVILDEMEQGVEAHNYKKILRITDRKQAIKTACQLAQPNDIILIAGKGHETYQEINGVRHHFDDMETVKEILEQLNK comes from the coding sequence GTGAAAATACTAAAAGACATATTATATAAAGTAGCTATTGAATCTGTAACAGGTTCAACAGACATAGCTATTCATAAAATAGATTTTGATTCAAGAAAAATTGAAGAAAATGACGTTTTTATAGCTATCCGCGGAACACTTTCTGATGGTCACGATTATATTGAAAAAGCAATTCAGTTAGGGGCGACAGCAATTATATGTGATACATTGCCGGGAAATATTGAAAAAGGAGTTACATACATACAGGTAAAAGATACCAATACGGCTCTTGCTTTTATGGCGGCTAATTATTTTGATAATCCTTCCGGAAAATTAAAACTGGTTGGAGTAACCGGTACCAATGGAAAAACAACCATTGCGTCTTTGTTATTTCAGTTGTTTCAAAAAGCAGGCTTTAAAGTTGGTCTGTTATCAACAGTTAAAATCATGGTTGATGAAACAGAATATAAGGCAACGCATACAACTCCGGATTCAATTACAATTAATCATTATCTAAATGAAATGATTGAAGCTGGCGTAACGCACTGCTTTATGGAAGTGAGTTCTCATGGAATTCATCAAAAAAGAACAGAGGCATTGGATTTTGTTGGTGGAATTTTTACAAATCTTTCACACGATCATTTAGATTATCATCCAACATTTGCTGAATACAGAGACGTAAAAAAATCGTTTTTTGATTCATTGCCTAAAACAGCTTTCGCTTTATCAAATATTGATGATAAAAACGGAACTGTTATGCTTCAGAATACCGTGGCAAGAAAACTTACATATGCTTTAAAAACGTATGCAGATTTTAAAGCACAGATTTTAGAAAGCCAGTTGTCAGGATTATTATTGAAAATAAATGATAATGAAGTTTGGGTAAAGTTAATAGGTACTTTTAATGCCTATAATATATTGGCTATTTATGGAACTGCGATTGAATTGGGTCTGGATAGCTTAGAAGCGTTACGTTTGTTGTCTGATTTAGAGAGTGTTTCAGGTCGTTTTCAATATATTGTTTCAGCAGGTAATGTGACAGCAATTGTTGATTATGCCCATACACCTGATGCTTTGGAAAACGTTTTAAAAACAATTGATGATATCCGGACTAAAAATGAACAACTGATTACAGTTGTAGGCTGTGGCGGAAACAGAGACAAGGCAAAAAGACCTATTATGGCAAAAATTGCTTCAGATTTAAGTGATAAGGCAATTTTAACATCAGATAATCCAAGAAACGAAAATCCTGAGGTGATTTTAGATGAAATGGAACAAGGTGTAGAAGCTCATAATTACAAAAAGATATTGAGAATTACGGATAGAAAACAAGCCATAAAAACAGCTTGTCAATTGGCTCAGCCAAATGATATTATCCTAATTGCAGGGAAAGGACATGAAACCTATCAGGAAATAAATGGTGTACGTCATCATTTTGACGATATGGAAACAGTAAAAGAAATTTTAGAACAGCTAAATAAATAA